Below is a window of Syntrophomonas wolfei subsp. wolfei str. Goettingen G311 DNA.
CTATAGCTTGCGGAGATCTATGGTAACGTTTCGCTATTGTGGTGTAGTGTCTAAACTGCCAAGAACAAATGGCTCTGGGTTTCCTATACCATGGTCAATAGCTTTTTCTTCACGTAACCATCTAAGGCTAAGAGATGAAAAAGTTGGATTAGTAGAAGCAACCGGCCAAATACTATATTGTCTTTTTATGCAAGCTGAAGATGATTCCGAGTTGGCTAAAAAAGTTTTCCCAAATGAATTATCAATTTTCAATGGTAATATAGAAATACCTAGCTGGACAATTCCGAAATCCCCACCACGTTCTAGTATTGAAGTCTTGCACCCAGCTAAATTTCCAGAGACTCTTGTTGAAGAGTTTATAAAACTATTCACAAAACCTGGAGATAATGTTTTTGATCCAATGGCCGGGACTGGTAGCACCTTAATTGCTGCCCTTAGAAATGAAAGAAATGCTATAGGAGTAGAACTAAGTCCGGAATGGGCTTCAATAGGACAAAATCGCCTGAATTACGAACTTCAGCCTACATTGTTTGGGGAACCTCTTCAAAAGGCTAAAATGTTACAAGGGGATGCAACTAATCTTGATGCGATAGGCCAATTGAATGGTGTTTATTTTGATTATGTAGTAACTAGTCCGCCGTACTGGTCAATGCTTACTAACCCAGGGAGTGAGAATCAAAGAAATCGGAGGAACAAGAATCTTCCACTTACCTACTCTAAAGACCAAAACGACTTAGGAAACATACAAGATTACAATGATTTCTTGGATAAACTTGTGAATGTATATGACGATGTGGTAAAAAAGTTGAATTCGGGTGGAGTTATTACTATAGTAGTTAAGAACGTTAAAAGAAATCATATTCTTTATTGTCTTGCCTGGGACTTAACAATCAGACTATGTCAGAAAGATAAACTATTAGAATATGCAGGGACTACACTATGGTGCCAAGATGATGTGGGATTAAAACCGTTTGCTGTTGGAACTCATTGGGTTAGTAATATCTTACATCAATATTGTCTTCACTTCCGTAAGAAATAAGGGTTGGAATAGCCCTGGAGTAGCCGAAATAGCAGGTAATAGTAAGAAATAGATGATAAAAAGGTTTTTTACTACTGCAATTATCACCCCTTGAAAAGTCAGAAAACAGCATTAGGGGATACTTGCTTTTATTTAACATTCATCTAATCGGCATGGTTTTATCCACCAATTTTGATTCCGATAGCCTTTTTGCAGCTCTTTTAAGTGATTTTTTTCAGCTGAAAAACGATCTTTCATCTCCAGTAGCCAACCCTTAAAGTGTTCATCCATCTCATGGTCTGAAAAACGCCGGTAATCTGAATCAGAGAAATCTGGACTAAAATTGTTTTTCAGGATGCCTCTTGAGCCGCATATTGGGCATTCTACTTGGTTTTCATTAATCAGTCGGAAGAGATCAGATCCACAGATAGGACATTCCTTGCTTTCGGCATGATACTCACGCCCATTGAAGAGTTCCCGTCCCAGAGCCCTTGCATAGCTGATGTTTTCAGGGTTTAATAGGGATTCTCCTGGCAGCGAAGCGTGAATCTGCCAACAATCAACCAGTTTCATTCTGAGCAGCTTCGGCATAACCATGCAGGCAATTTTACTATAACCCTCCCAGCCCTCAGATCCGTATGGCATTACAATGATACAGGGTTTCCCCTGCGTATCTTGGGAATAATTCTGTGACCCCAGCAGCCGATCAGTCAGCATTTTATAATAGCCGTGTGGCCCCAGAAAATATACTGGAACTCCAATAATAAGTGCATCCGCCTCTCTAATTTTTTCAATTACAAAATTGAAATCGTCTCGGACTGGACAAGCGTTATTAGGCTGCAGACAGCGATAACAGGCCTTGCATGGTTTTATCTCCAGGTCAGTTAGGCGAATCAGTTCCCGGTTGCATTCCTCCGGGATATTATTTATGATTTCTTTCACTAAAATCTCACTGTTACCTAATTTTCTATTGGAAACAACTAATCCTAGAACTTTTTTCATGATAAAAATATATCCTTCCTTGAAATTTATGCCCTGTATGTCTGGTCCTAGTCATCTGTAATAATAAACTTTGGCGGCAGAGACTGATGTCCCATCGTTGAAATAGCATGTGATATTGACTGAAGACCAGGAGTTACCATCTGCTTGGATTTACCATGTGTGTTTGGCAAGTATAAAATACATCAAACGGCAAAAAATAAATCCAGCACCCCAGTTTCCACTATTTCCTTATCGTGGAATGTGTAAGTCTGTAGCTTTGTCCACCAAAAACCAGTAGATGACTATGGTGGATTAAGCGGTCAATAATCGCACTGGTTAACTTCTCATCGTAGAATATGCCATTCCATTTACTAAACTCTAAGTTGGTAGTGATAATAATACTGCGTTTTTCATAGCAATCAGCTACTACCTGAAAGAGTAGCTGCGCACCCTGGCGATCCAGGGGAATATAACCCCATTCATCGCAAATTAGTAAATCCAGCTTCGCCAGTTGCTTTAGCATTTTGCCCAGATTACCAGCATTTTGAGCATCATTTAACTCGTTGACCAGGGTTGATGTTCTATAAAATCCCACCTTCTTTCCTTGATTACAGGCTTCTACACCGATGGCGGTAGCCATATGGGTTTTGCCCGTTCCCACCGGGCCATATAGAATCAGGTTTTCCCTGTTTTTTAGGAGGGCTGCAGTTTTCAAATCATCTAATGGTATTGATGCCGGTATCTCAATATGATCAAAACTGTAGCCATTAAAGGTTTTTATTACATCAAAACCGGCTTGTCTTAAACAGCGGTTTTTACGGTTTAATTCCCGTCCCTTAACCTCTATTTCTAAAAGTTTAGCCAGAAACTCTTCGTGGGTATCAGCCTTAATATCTGCATAGTTCTGTACTATGCTGTTCCCCCAGCGTAATTGCTTGCAATAGTCTTTAATCAATTCTTTCATCTGCACTCACCTGCTTTCAGGAAAGTATCATAGCAGGTCAGATCAGGAGTATATATTGCCGGTGAATTTATGCCGGCAGATAATAACGGCAAAAAATCATTAAAGGTTGGTTCGGTTAATCGGCGGTAGCTTAACAGGATACTGTCAGCATCTGCTTTGCCGGAATCTAATGTCTCCAGCAAGCATATGGTTGCTGTATCCATATCTGTTTCGGTTATCATACGTACTAAAAGATTTAGGCTCTTCTTTTTTTCCGCGTAATCCAGATTATTAAAATAGTCCTGCCAGGGGTCAGGTAGTTCGCGATAAAATCCAGTATATTTCAAAGCATTAGGGCGTTTGGCCAGTGTAGTTAGGTAAGGCAGCCAATCCATTAGTTCCTGATTCTGGCCATATAATCGTTTATGTTTTACGATAGGCTGGTATTGTTCGTTTAATAGTTCCACCTGATGGGCACCTAGCCTCATATATAGTTCTTTATTTGCCACCTGGGGTGATGCGGAATATACGTTTGTATCAACACAGACTTTGCCGTATTTGTTGGCCGATAATTTCTGCATACGGCCGATCGTAAATGGTTTGGCCGGCAGGGGTAGCATGGCTGTAAGGTCATCTTGGAGAAGCTCATTTATTACCCGGCCTTTACGGTAATGTTTCCGACAGTGGTCTTTTTCAGCCACGGCAAAAAGTCCCTGGTTAAATTCTTCAATATCACTAAAACTGGGTTCGGGTACAAAGTAGTTCCTGCGGCTGTAACCCACCTTGTTTTCAACATGGCCTTTTTCGTGCCCTTTACCGGGGTTGCAAAATTGGGGCTTAAAGCCGTAGTGGAGGGCGAAGCGGTAAAATTGGTCTACTAGTTTCCGCTCTCCTTTTTCCCCAATACCAGCAACTGCCGCTGACATATTATCAAACCAGATTATCCGGGGAACATGCTCTAAATATTCAAATATGTCTTTTAGTCCGGTTAACAGGCATTCCTGGTTCTGACCCCGAAATATCTGGGGATACCCAGCATTACTATACGGCAGCGAAAGAATTAATTCATATCCTTTGACTTTCTGGCCTTGCTCAATCATGACGATTTCGCCGAAGTCTACCTGCGCTTCTCCTGCTGGGTGTTCCAGGGGAAGGTAGCCTTCTTCTTCACCGTATAGTTCTTTTTTTCTGGCAGATACATAAGTGCGAACAG
It encodes the following:
- a CDS encoding site-specific DNA-methyltransferase; its protein translation is MIDTETSNNNLTKKRSGPPNRMNDLIYRDWMKFQKSFFRFKDYQNLIEECVCFFTKAIWPDNRPSQTLIIGFEDINKEMIPKPRQIEYKSVKSIGEIVKILKQKEEYYDFVLIDLTNIDSEEKLADFLNNDADLLFYSLRRSMVTFRYCGVVSKLPRTNGSGFPIPWSIAFSSRNHLRLRDEKVGLVEATGQILYCLFMQAEDDSELAKKVFPNELSIFNGNIEIPSWTIPKSPPRSSIEVLHPAKFPETLVEEFIKLFTKPGDNVFDPMAGTGSTLIAALRNERNAIGVELSPEWASIGQNRLNYELQPTLFGEPLQKAKMLQGDATNLDAIGQLNGVYFDYVVTSPPYWSMLTNPGSENQRNRRNKNLPLTYSKDQNDLGNIQDYNDFLDKLVNVYDDVVKKLNSGGVITIVVKNVKRNHILYCLAWDLTIRLCQKDKLLEYAGTTLWCQDDVGLKPFAVGTHWVSNILHQYCLHFRKK
- a CDS encoding flavodoxin family protein, producing MKKVLGLVVSNRKLGNSEILVKEIINNIPEECNRELIRLTDLEIKPCKACYRCLQPNNACPVRDDFNFVIEKIREADALIIGVPVYFLGPHGYYKMLTDRLLGSQNYSQDTQGKPCIIVMPYGSEGWEGYSKIACMVMPKLLRMKLVDCWQIHASLPGESLLNPENISYARALGRELFNGREYHAESKECPICGSDLFRLINENQVECPICGSRGILKNNFSPDFSDSDYRRFSDHEMDEHFKGWLLEMKDRFSAEKNHLKELQKGYRNQNWWIKPCRLDEC
- the istB gene encoding IS21-like element helper ATPase IstB, with amino-acid sequence MKELIKDYCKQLRWGNSIVQNYADIKADTHEEFLAKLLEIEVKGRELNRKNRCLRQAGFDVIKTFNGYSFDHIEIPASIPLDDLKTAALLKNRENLILYGPVGTGKTHMATAIGVEACNQGKKVGFYRTSTLVNELNDAQNAGNLGKMLKQLAKLDLLICDEWGYIPLDRQGAQLLFQVVADCYEKRSIIITTNLEFSKWNGIFYDEKLTSAIIDRLIHHSHLLVFGGQSYRLTHSTIRK
- the istA gene encoding IS21 family transposase; its protein translation is MIQQYHIKHLNFHKGKSLRSIAEETGHDFRTVKKYAEQTDFNEIRKPKRGRPSKLDPVKPIIDAWLKEDLNRPVKQRHTARRIYDRLCDEHQDIFNACERTVRTYVSARKKELYGEEEGYLPLEHPAGEAQVDFGEIVMIEQGQKVKGYELILSLPYSNAGYPQIFRGQNQECLLTGLKDIFEYLEHVPRIIWFDNMSAAVAGIGEKGERKLVDQFYRFALHYGFKPQFCNPGKGHEKGHVENKVGYSRRNYFVPEPSFSDIEEFNQGLFAVAEKDHCRKHYRKGRVINELLQDDLTAMLPLPAKPFTIGRMQKLSANKYGKVCVDTNVYSASPQVANKELYMRLGAHQVELLNEQYQPIVKHKRLYGQNQELMDWLPYLTTLAKRPNALKYTGFYRELPDPWQDYFNNLDYAEKKKSLNLLVRMITETDMDTATICLLETLDSGKADADSILLSYRRLTEPTFNDFLPLLSAGINSPAIYTPDLTCYDTFLKAGECR